In a genomic window of Oncorhynchus masou masou isolate Uvic2021 chromosome 4, UVic_Omas_1.1, whole genome shotgun sequence:
- the LOC135523072 gene encoding nicotinate-nucleotide pyrophosphorylase [carboxylating]-like isoform X2: MTTPQYDLSNTLPPHTLTRLAREWLAEDTPNFDPAGLCVGSHEVEARLLCKTPCSVLAGRPFFTAVFTELSCTVEWAHKEGAQLGPDAVAQTAVVRGPARCVLLGERPALNCLARASGIATRCSQLQSVAREAGWHGHVAGTRKTTPGFRLVEKYAMLVGGVSMHRQDLSGMVMLKDNHIWASGSITQAVKDARSVCGFSSKIEVECGSREEGSEAATAGADIVMLDNFKPQELHAAAQLLKEEFPSVLIEASGGVTPDNLPQYLSPHVDIISLGCITQGCPVVDFSLKVQKPVAFPIIFESQ; the protein is encoded by the exons ATGACAACTCCTCAGTATGACCTGTCAAACACGCTCCCTCCCCACACACTGACCCGGCTGGCACGGGAGTGGCTGGCAGAGGACACACCAAACTTTGACCCTGCAGGGCTGTGTGTGGGATCACATGAGGTCGAGGCTAGGTTGTTGTGCAAAACGCCGTGCAGCGTGCTGGCGGGCAGGCCTTTCTTCACTGCGGTCTTCACTGAGCTCAGCTGCACTGTGGAATGGGCACACAAAGAGGGAGCACAGCTGG GTCCGGATGCAGTGGCCCAGACTGCTGTGGTCAGAGGCCCAGCAAGGTGCGTCCTCCTCGGGGAGAGACCGGCCCTCAACTGCCTGGCCCGGGCCTCGGGGATAGCCACCCGCTGCTCCCAGCTACAGAGCGTCGCCAGGGAGGCAGGCTGGCATGGCCATGTGGCTGGCACGCGTAAAACTACCCCTGGCTTCCGGCTGGTGGAGAAGTATGCCATGCTGGTGGGCGGCGTGTCCATGCACAGACAGGACCTGAGTGGGATGGTGATGCTGAAAGACAATCATATATGGGCATCAGGGAGCATCACACAG GCGGTGAAGGACGCCCGCTCGGTGTGTGGCTTCAGCAGTAAGATCGAGGTGGAGTGCGGCAGCCGGGAGGAGGGCAGTGAGGCGGCCACGGCAGGAGCCGACATCGTCATGCTGGACAACTTTAAGCCACAG GAACTCCATGCGGCAGCCCAGCTTCTGAAGGAGGAGTTCCCGTCTGTGCTAATCGAGGCCAGTGGAGGGGTGACCCCAGACAACCTGCCCCAGTATCTCTCCCCCCATGTGGACATCATCTCTCTGGGCTGCATAACACAGGGCTGCCCCGTGGTAGACTTCTCCCTCAAGGTTCAAAAGCCTGTTGCCTTTCCAATAATTTTCGAATCACAGTAA